The nucleotide window GTTCTGTTCATCCTGCCGTGGCTGGATACTTCAAAGGTGCGTTCCGGCGCTTACCGTCCGCTGTTCAAACAGTTCTTCTGGATCTTTGCAGCGGTCTGTGTGGCTCTTGGCTATCTGGGCGCAATGCCCGCTGAAGGCATCTACGTGACGCTTTCGCGCATCTTCACCGCCTACTACTTCGCGCACTTCCTGGTCATCTTGCCGATGCTCGGTTTCCTTGAAAAACCGAAGCCGCTTCCGGCATCGATTTCGGAATCGGTGTTGAAGGGTGGATCAGGCAAACCGGCTGCTGCAGCTGCAGCTCCGGAAACGAAGTAACGCGAACCGGATCAGGAGTTATTTGAGACAATGAGCACCATGATCAAAATGGTTCGTTCCCTAGCAGCAGTGGCAGCACTTGCCATTGCGACGCCGGCGATGGCTGCTGGCGCCAAGGTCGAAATCGACTATCAGAGCTGGTCTTTTGCCGGTCCGTTCGGTTTCTATGACAGGGCCCAGCTGCAACGCGGTTTCAAGGTCTATCGTGAAAACTGCTCGGCCTGCCACGGTCTGAGACTTGTTGCTTTCCGCAACCTTGCCGAAGATGGTGGCCCGAGCTTCACTGAAGACCAGGCCAAGGCAGTCGCGGCGGAATACACTGTTGTCGACGGACCAGACGATTTCGGCGACATGTATGACCGTCCGGCGATTTTGGCCGACCGGTTCCCCTCGCCATTCCCCAACGAGCAGGCGGCACGTGCTGCCAACAACGGCGCTTACCCGCCGGATTTTTCCCTGCTCGCAAAAGCGCGCGCTGCACAGCGCGGCTTCCCGTGGTTTGTCTTTGACATCTTCACGCAGTACCAGGAAAACGGTCCGGATTATATCTACTCACTGCTGACAGGCTATGTGGATGCTCCCGAAGGCGTGGAAGTGCCAGATGGGCAGTACTATAACCACTCGTTCCTGGCTGGCGAGTTCATCTCCATGGCTCCTCCTTTGTTTGAAGAGGCCGTGGAATATACAGATGGCACGCCCATGACGGTGGATCAGTACGCGAAGGACGTTGCGGCGTTCATGATGTGGGCAGCAGAGCCTCATCTGGAAGATCGCAAGAAAATCGGCTTCCGCGTCATGATCTTCCTGATCGTCTTTGCTGGACTGCTGTACTTCACCAAGAAGAAACTATGGCGCAATGTTGAGCATTGATTGATTGCCTGCAGAATGCATGATGAAAGCCGCCGGTTTCCGGCGGCTTTTTCTTTGGGGGAATGTTAATGCACCGCTTGTTGTTGTTACTGGGAGCGCTTGTCCTTTCCTGGAGCGCTGTGGCCGGGTCTGCGGCGACGCACCGGGTGTCGGTGCTCGACATGCAATTGGCGATGAAAGCCGCGCTTCGCGCGGTGCTGGTGTGCAATGAAGCTGGTCACCAAGTGGGTGTGTCGGTCGTCGATCGGTTCGGCCTGGAGCAAGTCACCTTGAGAAGCAACATGGGAGGGGCCCATGTGACCGACGCCGCGCGCCGCAAGGCCTGGACCGCGGCAACGTTCAATCTGCCGACATCCGAAATTGACGCTCTGGCGCAGGATGAGGCGCGTGAGGATCTTCGAACGCTCTCCGGCGTCCTTGCACTTGCCGGCGGGTTGCCGATTGTCTCGCAGTCCGGTGAGCTGCTGGGCGGAATAGGCGTGGCCGGCGGAGAGGGCACTGAAAATGAGGCCAAATGTGCTGAAGCCGGTCTTGACGCCATTGCAGAACAATTGAAATAACCCACCTCGAAGCGGCAGCCGGGCTTTGTTCGGACAAGGCTGGCAGGACTTAGATCATTTTTGGAGCGGACATGGCAGACGCAGTTTTGGGCATTATCGGCGGATCCGGCATCTACGATTTGCCGGGACTAGAGAACTCGGAATGGATCAGTGTTGAAAGCCCTTGGGGAGAGCCCTCCGACCAGGTTCGCGTCGGGTCCATTGAAGGCCTGAAGATTGTATTCCTTCCGCGCCACGGCCGTGGCCATGTCTATTCCCCAACCACTATCAATTACCGCGCCAATATCGATGTGATGAAGCGCTGCGGCGTGACCGATCTGTTGTCTGTGTCCGCCTGCGGCTCTCTCAAGGAAGAACATGCACCGGGAACCTTTGTTCTGGTGGATCAATTCATCGACCGGACAATTGCCCGCGAAAAGAGCTTTTTCGGCACGGGGTGCGTTGCGCATGTTTCCATGGCCACCCCCGTCAGTCCGAAGCTTGTCGAAGCTGTCGCAGCTGCTGCGGAGGCGGAGGATCTGGCTTATTCAAAGGGTGGAACTTACCTGGCGATGGAAGGACCGCAATTTTCATCGCTCGCGGAAAGTCACCTCTATCGGACCTGGGGCTGCGATGTAATCGGCATGACGAATATGCCGGAAGCAAAATTGGCCCGTGAAGCTGAGATCTGCTACGCCACCATTGCCATGGTGACGGATTATGACAGCTGGCACCCGGACCATGGCGAGGTTGATATTCAAGCCATCATCAAGGTGCTGCACGACAATGCCGAAAACGCACAGCGCCTGGTTGCCCGCGTCGCACGGGACTTGCCGAGGCAACACCAGTCCTGTCCTGCAGGGTCGGACACTGCGCTTGAGTTTGCGTTCATGACTGCGCCGGAAAAACGAGACCCGGCACTTGTTGCCAAACTTGATGCGGTTGCAGGACGCGTTCTGAACAGGCCATCCTGAACGAAACACCACGTTTTGATCTAATTGAATTTGCTTCGACCGGTCCGACATTCTTGTTATAAGCACCGGTCGGAGAGGAACAGCCAGCGAAAGAAAGTGAATAGATGACCGACCAGACAATCCAGGATGAACTGATCGGAGCGATCCGGACGATCAAGGATTATCCGACCGATGGAATTCTGTTTCGCGACATCACGACGCTTCTTGGGAATGCACGGGCATTTCGGCGTGCCGTCGACGCACTGGTTCAACCCTGGGCGGGATCGAAGGTCGAACAGGTTGCCGGCATTGAGGCTCGTGGCTTCATTCTTGGCGGTGCCGTTGCCCACCAGCTTTCTGCGGGTTTTGTGCCGATCCGTAAAAAAGGCAAGCTGCCGCACGAGACCGTGCGCATCGCCTACTCACTGGAATACGGCCTCGACGAAATGGAAATGCACAAAGATGCCATCAGTGCAGGTGACCGTGTGATTGTCGTCGATGATCTGATCGCAACCGGCGGAACTGCCGAAGCTGCCTGTAAGCTGTTGCGTTCGATGGGTGCCAATATCGAAGCTGCCTGTTTCATTGTGGACCTGCCGGATCTCGGTGGTCGCAAGAAACTGGAAGCCATGAATGTCCCGGTCCGGACCCTGGTGGAATTTCCAGGTCACTGACTTGCCATGTCGGGAGGTTCCGTGGGCGAAGACGAAAAACCGGACTTTTCGGAGAGGTTCCGCCAGGACTTCGAAACGCTTCTGAAATGGCGGCGCGATGTACGCCGCTTCCGAACGGACCCGTTGCCGACCGGTCTGCTGGATCATCTGCTGCATTTGGCCGATCTTGCACCCTCAGTCGGCAACAGTCAGCCCTGGCGGGTCGTGATTGTTGAAAGCCCGGACAAACGGTCTGAAGTGACTGCGTGTTTTGAGGCGGAAAACGAAACGGCAGCAAATACTTATGACGACAACAAGGCTGCGCTTTACCGTCAGCTCAAGTTGTCCGGGCTGAAAGAGGCACCTGTCCACCTGGCCGTCTTTAGTGACGAAGACCCCGCACAGGGACATGGCCTTGGCCGCATGACGATGCCGGAGACGCTTGCCTATTCCACGGTCAGCATGATCCACACCTTTTGGCTGGCGGCGCGGGCCGAAGGAGTTGGCGTGGGCTGGGTGTCTATTCTTGATCCGGCTGCAGTCTCCGAAATTCTTCAGGTTGACGAGAGCTGGCGGCTCGTGGCTTATCTATGCGTCGGTTTTCCGGAAGAAGAACACATCGATCCGGAATTGGAGCGTGTGCGATGGCAATCGCGCAGTCCGTTGGAGACACGGTTGTTTCGCCGTTAGGAGATGAATCCCAGATGCCTGTGATTATTCGTGCGACCGAAGAGAGTGACCACGCCGACGTCCACCAGTTGTTGATGGATCGCTGGACTGCTCCTGAAATCATGCTCGACAATGAAATGGTCGATGCATCACGACTGCCGGGATACGTCGCCTACGACGGTGAAGAGCTTGTCGGCATGGTGACTCTGATCAAGCGAGCTGACGAGTGGGAAATCCTGACACTCGACTCCCTCAACCGTTGGGGCGGGGTCGGTAGTCAGCTGCTGGATGCAGTGGTGACGGAAGCGCGTTCAATCGGCATGCCACGCCTGACCGTGCGCACGTCCAACGACAATCTGGATGCTTTCCGGTTTTATCAGCGACGGGGCTTTCGGCTCGAGCGGATCGGCCAGGGCGTAATTGACCGGGAGCGTGAGCAGAAGCCCGGTATTCCGCTTCGGGGCGACTACGGGATCGAAATTCACGATGAAGTGCTGTTTGCCCGCACGCTTTGATGTGGGTGCCTGCTGCGCACCTGAGCCCGTCAGATTGAGGAAAGCGTCGCGGCCTGTCGGCGTTCGACGAAAACCGTGCCTTTGAACGAAAATACCAGTTTGTCTTCCTGATTGACGGCCAGCATATCAGAATGAATCAAGCCCCATTCCGGTCGGCTGCGGCTTTCTGTTTTGCCGGTGACGATCCGCCTGTAGCGTAGCGTGTCGTCAACAAAAACCGGCTTTATCCACTTCAGATCCTCAAATCCTGGCGACGGGCCCATTCTTGCAGGCGTCACTCCATTGGCGAGCATCTCGGCCACAAGCTCTTTGTGCCTCGCGACCCAGAGTTTCATGAACACTGAAGCCGTGTGCCAGCCGGACGCGCATAGTCGGCCGAAATGGGTCCCCGCGGCTGCTTCTTCACTCAGATGAAACGGCTGGGGGTCGTATTGCTCGGCAAAACGGATGATTTCATCTCGGGTGAAGGTGTGTTGCCCAAGCTCCAGTGCTTCACCGATTTCGATTTCGTCGAAGGGTTTCGTCATCAGGCAATGTCCCGCTTGGCAAACAGGATCGGATTTTCCCAATGAATGACTTTTGTATCGTTTTGCTTGGTCGCCGTGATCCGGAAAATAGCAATGCCGAGGTCTGGTTTGGTGCGCAAGTTCTTGGTTTCCAGAATTTCTGCACGGGCTGTCAATGTATCGCCCGGAAAGACCGGTTGTTTCCATTGCAACTTGCTGATGCCCGGAGAGCCCCTGCCACTTGTCCTGTTGAGGAGGTTCGCGGCCAACAACCGCATGACCAGGGACCCTGTGTGCCAGCCTGAAGCCGCCAAACCGCCCAACAGTGAAGCTTCTCCGGCGTCGTCATCCAGATGAAATGGCTGGGGGTCGAATTCTTCGGCAAAGCCAATGATTTCTTCCCGAGTGACCGTGATTGAACCGAGATCAAACGCCTGACCTGGTTGTAAATCCTCGAAATAAAGGAGATCCGTCATAGGTGTTTTCCGGAATCATTCGGTCGAGCAGGTCAGGATGTATCCGGCTTCCTGAAGCCAGGCTGGACCAGGTTCAGTCGAAATAAATTTCATTATCATCCAAATAGACATTGCTGGCTTCACAGATATCGATTGAAATCGGCTCGTCCAGAACTTCGCTGTCATCGTTCCCGAGCCAGCCGATCTGAAGTACCTGCTCGCAGTTGCCCGTGTCAGCATAAAACTCAGCACGCACGTTCTCGCCCGGACCAAGGGCATCCGATAGCCAGTTGTCGCTCCAGCTACTGCCGTCATCAGTGTAGAACCCGACAACGATGTTGCCCTCGGTATTGTTGTATACTTGGAAATAGCCTTCCGAGCCGGTTCCTTGCGCCATGGCGGCTGTCCCGGTCAGACAAAGCATGCTGGCGCAGGCCACTATCTTCAGAAAATTCATGGGCGTTCCTTCATGCTAGCCATTCCCCTTTTCCGGCGCCATCAGACGCTATCCACCGGATTCCAGCAAGTAAACCTGTTTCCGGTAGCACCGGTTGAAGGCGTGGTCAGGTTTTCACGTATTTCCTCCAATTGTGGTTTTCCTGGAAGCCAAGCACCTCCCGGATCTTGCGGTTGGAAAACAGCGCTTCGTGGTCGCCGAGATCGCGACTCAGGGGAACGCTCGGGAAAAACCGTTCCAGGATTTCCGAGTTGGGAATATCGACCGAGTTGGAGTCGTTCCCCGCATTGAAGACCTGATACCCAAGGCCATCCTTTTCCAGGCAAAGGTCGACAATCTGACCGAGATCGCGCGCATCGATGTAGCAAAAAATATTGCGGCGCCGTTGCGCCGGATCCTTGAAGAAGCCGGGGAAACGATCATATTCATGCGGCTCGATGACATTGCCGATCCTCAGGGCATAAATGTCGTATCCGGAGCGACGCTGGAAAGCACGTGCGGTTTGTTCGTTGACGACCTTGGATAGGCCATAGCTGTCCATGGGATCGACATCATAGTCTTCTTCGACGGGTAGAATTTTCGGGTCGACAACACCGTCGGCGAAGCAGACGCCATAGGTCGTTTCCGACGAAGCGATCACGATTTTCCGGATGCCCAGCTTCACCGCTGCCTCGATGACATTGTAAGTGCCTACGGCATTGACGGCGAAAGTCTTGTTGTCCGGCTGGATCAGGATGCGCGGTACGGCGGCAAAATGTACAACGGCATCGAAGGCCGGGACACCATTGCCGGGTTCCAGCTCATCGAAATTGGCGTAGCTCGTCATGACATTGAACATTTCACCGGAGGAGGTGATATCGGCCGTCAGATTGTCGACACCGGGATAATCGAGCGGCGTCAGATCGACATTTACTACCCTGTGGCCTTGTTCAAGCAGATAGGGAATGACATGTTTGCCGGCTTTGCCGGAGCCGCCAGTAAATAGGATGCGTTTCCGTGCGTTCATTGTCGACAGCTCCAGTTTGAAAGAACGGCGCTCATCATGAGCAATTTGCTCGAAGAGACCAGTCTGTCTTTCGTCTTTCCCGGGAAAATCTACGTGACCTGAGATCCCTCGGTGGATCAAATCCGCAAGATTTATCATCTGGTGCGGTGCTAGTGTCCGATCACTTTTCCAGGACGGCCACATGACCCAGCACCAGACAACCAATCTTAGTTCGAAAGACAATGGCTATATCCGCCGCTTCACGCGAGTGATCGAATATATCTACGCCCACCTGGATGAAGATCCGGATCTTGCGACGCTCGCGAACGTGGCGGCCCTTTCACCCTGGCACTGGCACCGTGTCTGGCAGTCCACCTACGGTGAGTCCATCGTCGCCACGGTGAAACGGCTTCGGCTGCATCGTGCGGCTGCTGATCTTTCCTACACCGACCTTCCACTTTCCAAAGTCGCCAGCCGGGCCGGGTATGGCAGTCAAGAAGCCTTCTCGCGCAGCTTCAAACAATCATATGGCCAGAGCCCGTCGGTCTACCGTGCCGAAACGGTTTTGACCAAGCTGCAACCGGTCCTCGTCGATGCCCCAATCCCCAGCTTAAAAGGAACCGACCTCATGCATGATGTAACTATCAAATCCCTGCCTTCCGAAACGCTTGCCGTATTGCCTCACAAAGGATCCTATCTGCAGATTGGTCAGGCTTTTGAAAAGCTGATCGGCATGCTGGTCACACGCAACCAGATCGGACAATCGGGTGCCATGAAGGCGCTCTACTATTCCGACCCGACCCGCGTTCCGGAAGACGAACTTCGGTCAGTTGCCGGTGTTGCCGTTACAGATGGATTTGCGATGACAGCCCCGCTCGAGGCGGTGGAAACGCGCGGTGGCGACTATGCGGTTCTTCATTACAAAGGTCCCTATGCCGATATGCAAAAGGCTTATCGCTGGCTCTATGGCGAATGGCTAACGCAGTCCGGACGGGTGCCCGATGACGCGCCTTGTATGGAAGTCTATCTCAACAATCCGCGTGATACGGCCCCTGCTGATCTTCTGACCGATATCTGCCTGCCGCTCAAACCGGCCGCGTAAAATGGATCAAAGTGGCCAGAAAACCAGGATCGCCGGTATGGAAACGACCAGCACCAGCAGCTCAAGTGGCAAACCGATGCGCCAGTAGTCGCCGAAGCGATAACCGCCAGGCCCCATGATGATGGTGTTGTTCTTGTGGCCGATCGGCGTCAGGAAGGCGCAGGATGCAGCCACAGCGACCGCCATCAGGAAGGGATCCGAGTTGACACCCAAACTGCCTGCGATCTGGACAGATATCGGCGCCGCAATCAGGCAGGTGGCGACATTGTTCAGGAAATCCGACAGGGTCATGGTCACGACCATCAGCACGGCTAGCGTGATCCAGGCAGGGGCTCCCGCAGTCAGGGCAACGATGCCATCGGCAATCAGTTGAGCGTTGCCTGCATTTTCAAAGGCTTGCCCAAGAGGGATCAACGAACCAAGCAGCACAATGACCTTCCATTCAACGGCGGTATAAACCTCTGAACCGCTGATCAGCCCGGTTGCAGCATATAGAACGACGCATGCAGCCAGCGCGACGGGCAGATAGGCAAGACCGGCAACGGCAGCGGTAATAGCCAGAACAAAACCGGCGATGGCAAGCCAGGCCTTGTTGCGTTGGATCATGCCGGTCTTGCGCCCTTCCAGGGGCAAGACACCCAACCAGCTGCTGGCGTGATCGAGTCGATCTTCGGTACCGAGCATGAGGAGGACATCTCCCGGCCGGATAATCTCGTGACGCACCCTTTTCTGAATGCGGCGTCCCTGGCGGGAAATACCGAGCAGCGTGACGCTTTGTCCATAGAGCAGGCGCATGTCGAAGGCTGACCGTCCGATGATGCGCGCATTGTCGGGTACGATGGCTTCAAGCAACGACAAGGCGCTTCCGCTCAAGCCGCCTTTGTGTCGCTCGGAGCCTGCGAATTCGAGTTTCGCTGCCCCCATGAAGGCCTCGATGGCCTTGGGATCGCCTTCCACGACGAGGAAGTCACCCGATTTGATCGGTTCGCGGCGCGCAAAGCCCCTGACACGCCTGCCGTTGCGGATCAGTCCAATGATGACCACGTCCTTGTCGTCGGCAACGGGGTAGAGATCGCCGACACTAAGTGGCTTGTCATCCGGGATGTTTCCGACTTTGAGTTCCGCCGAGTACAGGCTTTCTGCAAATCCTTCCTGCTTGGGCGGCTTTCGAAAATGGGCAGGTAGCAGACGCCAGCCAAAAAGAGCGACAAAGGCGATCCCTGTCACGGCGACCACCAGTCCGACCGGAGCGAAATCAAACATCGCAAACGGTTGACCGAGTGCATCGGAGCGGTATTCGGCTATGACAATATTTGGAGGCGTACCAATCAAGGTGATCATACCGCCGAGGATTGTTGCGAAAGACAAGGGCATCAAGGTCAGGCCCGGCGACCGCTCACCCTTGCGGGCTGCCTCAAGATCCAGCGGCATTAAAAGCGCAAGTGCCGCCACGTTGTTGATGATGCCTGAAAGCCCTGCGCCGACAACCGACATCAGGCCGATATGTCCGGAAAGGCTTCGCGAGGCAGATAAGAGATGTCCGGCAATTAGCTCGACAGCACCGGAATTCATAAGCCCGCGTGAAACAATCAGTACAAGTGCGATGATGATGACGGCAGGATGACCGAAGCCGGTAAAGATTTCTCCCGACGGCACAAGACCAAGCAGCGCACCCAGAATGAGAGCTGCAAAAGCAATCAGGTCGAACCGGATGCGGCCCCAGACGAGCAGGGCAAAGACGGCACCGAACAACACAAAAAGGGCGGTTTGATCGAATGTCACGTAAGCTCCGGCGGATGCGGCCCCAATTTGCAATAGCCGGTTTTAGGACGAATTGCCGAGATTCGCCAGAAAAAGGCCGTCGATTGGATTTCGACCCTTCGGTCGCCGGCCTTTTCGCGCGTTTTTTGGAGTTTCCGGCATGACGTCTGCCCGGTGCTTTGACCGGGCCGTACGACACGTGACTTCAAAGCGCCGGGTCAGCTTGTTGCAACCTTCTTGTCCTCACCGGGTGCAAGGGCGCTGGCAGCAAGCAGGATCGACATGGCAACGGCTCCGATGCCGATGATCGCCAGTCCCAGCGTTGCAAAAGCGGAAACCAGAAGGCCGCCGACAAGGAGACCGGCAATCCCGGCGAGGGCTGCGCCACAGCGCCGAAGAGCAGTCTTGCCGGTTTCAAGGTAGGAATTCATGGTATTCATATCAGTCTCCAAAGTTAGCTTTACGGGATTGGAAATGAGCAGCGGGAAGGGACCCACTGCTCCATTTGAGGTCGAGGTCACCCCTTCTCTTGAGTGCCGGCTTTCTTGTCTTTGCCGCCGAACCACGCATGGTCGTTGTCTTTTTCCACGGATAGAACCTCACCTGTCGCTGCGTCGATCAACACTTCCACTTCATCTGCGTCGGTGTTGATTTCGACTTCAAAGACAGTCTTGCCGTCCTCGTTTTCCAGCGTGATTTCCTCAATTGCCCCGGGCTGTGCCGCAAGTGCGATTTCGGAGACCTGCGCGATGGAAAGGTCGGACTGAAGCGGGGCGTCCGATGCATTTTTCTGAGCGGCAATGGCAAGGGAGGTACCCGTCAGCCCAACTGCGATCAGGCTGGCTGCAAAAATCTTGGCGGTGGTTTTCATGTCTTCGTCCTCTTGGGTTGTCTGCGGCGGCGTCGTGCCCTCCGATGACCAAGAGATAAGCGATGGAGTTTGCCCGCCTCTGGCGCGAAATATACATTTTTGTAAAGAAGCGAAATTCGGTTTCCTCATTGAGATCGAACGTTGTACGCCTTGAAAGGAAGGGCGGCATAAGGACCGTCTAAGGCCAAGGACATTGAACTGAAGATGCGCATTTTGCTTCTTGAAGATGATAGTGGCATCGGCAAGTGGGTGCATTCCAGCCTCAGCGAGGCTGGTCATGTTGTCGACTGGGTTTCGGATGGAAGAGAAGCGCTGGCAAGTGCGACGACTGGAGATTTCGATGTCATTGTGCTCGACCGGATGACGCCAGGTATTGACGGATTGTCGGTTCTGAAGGCCATTCGAGCCTCTAAAAACAGCACACCTGTCTTGTTTCTGACAGCTATGGAAGCAGTTGAAGACAGGGTCGAAGGCCTTGAGGCAGGCGCGGACGACTACCTGACCAAGCCTTTCGCCTCTAGCGAGTTGCTGGCACGGATTGCAGCGCTTGGCCGTCGCAGGTCTTCTGTTCCAGATGCAGAGCCGGTGAAGCTCAAATCGGGCGATCTTGAATTGGATCTCTTGAAACAGACTTGCGTCCGACAGGGGCAGAAAATCGATCTCAACGCGAAAGAATTCCGTCTTCTCGAAGTGTTCATGCGCAACGAGGGCCGGGTCCTGACCCGGGCGATGCTTCTTGAGCGTGTGTGGGATATCAACTTCGACCCGACAAGCAGTGTCGTTGAAACTCATATCAGCCGATTGCGCGCAAAGATCGAAAAACCGTTCGAGGGATCTCTGATCCGGACGAAGCGAGGAGCAGGCTATGTCTTCGAAGTGTGATCCGGAAAATCGGGTATCTGACCGGAGCATCTGCTGTTGAAACTGCTTAATCAGATACGAGCCCTGATGCAGATGTCGGTCCTGCGTCAGACTGTGCAGCTCACGCTTGTCTTCCTCGTTATTGTCGCTTTTGCAGGATTCGTGTCGATCCTCTTCATCGACCGGGAGATCAATGCCCGCATAGATGCTGAACTGGAAACCCGTTTGGCCGATGTTGCTGGCAGGATCGCTGCGATCGGCCCGGATAATGCCCTTTTCTATGAAACCGAAGACCGGTTTGTTGCCTTTCAGGGACCTGGCGGCGCAACGTATGGCGCCTTGGCTAAGCTTACCGAGAACAGGCCGGGACTGAGGACCATCAAACTTGGTCGAAAGGTTGTTGGTGAGGATCTCGACGGTATCTGGCGCGTGTATATCGCACAGGCGGCAGGTGGTACTTTGGCTGTCGGGACGAACCTTGACGATCGGGATGACTATCTGGAGGTCCTGATCAATATCTTCGCTGTATCGGGCGGTTTGACACTCGTTGCCATGCTGGGGATCGGAGGCCTTTTGGGTTGGCGGGCGCAACGGCGTTTGTCCGCCATCTCAGGAGTGCTCGACAAGGTGGCTGCAGGTGACTTGACGGCGCGGATCGAACCAGGGTCCGGCAGTGATGATTTCGTTCGTCTGTCGCGATCGATCGATCAGACAACATCTCAGCTGGAAATCCTGCTGCGACAGACACGAAACCTGACGGCCAATATTGCGCATGACCTGAAGACACCCCTGACCCGTTTGCGTGGCCAGCTGGAAATGATTGAAGCGACAGCGGCCGACGAAGATGCGATCAGCGTGGCGATGGAACAGACTGACGAGATCATCGACCTGTTCGAGGCCTTGCTGCGCATTGCCAAGCTTGAATCTGGTGAACACCGGCAGAGGTTCGAGACCCTCAGTCCCGCCAGGCTTGCCGAGGAAACGGCGGACATTTACCGGGCGGTCATAGAAGACAGTGGCCGGAGCTTCGATCTTGTTGTTCAAGAAACGGAGGCCATTTCAGGGGACCGGCGCTTGATCCTGCAAGCCGTCGCCAATCTGATTGAAAACAGTTTGAAACACACGCCGGAGAGCGCGCGTCTCACACTCATTGCGCGGGGCAAAAGCCTTGTCCTTGCAGACACAGGTCCGGGAATACCGGAACATCTTTATGGCCGCGTGCTGGAGCCGATGTACCGGCTTGAGGAAAGTCGAACAACGCCCGGTGCAGGCCTTGGTCTGGCCCTTGTCAAAACCATCACAAACCTGCATCGGGCAGAGCTTTCAATGGCCTCAAGTCAACCGGACGCTCCTGAACGAAAAGGATTGAGAATAGAAATCCGGTTTCCGTGATCCAGAACTCGTGCCTCTCGGTCGGGGAAAATTGCCTATCTCTCAAAGAGGGTGACGATTGTTGATCCGGACACACGCGGTCGGAACGCAGGACGTCCCATTCGATGACGTGATCTGAATCCGATATGGGACAGGGGAGTGGCCTCATTCTGATCGCGCACTTCAAACATGACGAAACGTTAATCTCAGAACAATGGACCCGTGCGTTTTCATACCCATATTTCCAGTAGGAAACGGCGAAAGCCGTATAATGGAAAGGAAAGGAAAATGACCCGCGAGAACAATCGTTTTTACGAAGTGGACGATTTGTTGAAAAAGTATGGCGTGCCAAGAACGAATTGGGTTGCTCGCCTGCGCCGACCTGAGAACAGCGACAAATGGCGGAACCACAAAGGCCCCAATCCGCTGCTGATGCTCGGTCTGGATCGAAGCTGAGCGTAGAACCAAAACAAGGGCATCCTGCTTGCCGAAAAGTTGGCAATCCAGGATGCCGAACTGTTAGCCAACCGCGACCCGCAGCTCGGGCAATCCTTCTATGGTCGCCAGGAGCACGTCGCCTTTGGAAACGGGACCGACACCGGCAGGTGTTCCCGTCAAAATGACGTCACCAGCGCCCAGTTGGAAAAGCTCGGACAATTTTGCGATGATCTCAGGGACTTTCCAGATCAGCTGGTTAAGGTCGCCGTCCTGACGAATGTCACCATTGACGGTGAGTGAAATCTTGCCATCGCTCAGAAAACCGCAATCGGCGGCCGGAACAATCCGGCCGACTGGGGCTGAACGTTCAAATGCCTTTCCGGCTTCCCAGGGACGGCCAGCCTTTTTGGCCGCACCTTGTAAGTCTCGCCGGGTCATGTCCAGAGCAACCGCATACCCATAAACGTGTTGAAGTGCGTTTTCGGCCTTGATATTGGCGTTACCCGATTTCAACATCACCGCCAGTTCTACCTCGTGATGAACATCCTGGCTGAGTGGGGGATAAGGAAACGTTCCGGAGGGATCGAGATCGTCCGGGTTTTTCTG belongs to Roseibium porphyridii and includes:
- a CDS encoding sensor histidine kinase; protein product: MKLLNQIRALMQMSVLRQTVQLTLVFLVIVAFAGFVSILFIDREINARIDAELETRLADVAGRIAAIGPDNALFYETEDRFVAFQGPGGATYGALAKLTENRPGLRTIKLGRKVVGEDLDGIWRVYIAQAAGGTLAVGTNLDDRDDYLEVLINIFAVSGGLTLVAMLGIGGLLGWRAQRRLSAISGVLDKVAAGDLTARIEPGSGSDDFVRLSRSIDQTTSQLEILLRQTRNLTANIAHDLKTPLTRLRGQLEMIEATAADEDAISVAMEQTDEIIDLFEALLRIAKLESGEHRQRFETLSPARLAEETADIYRAVIEDSGRSFDLVVQETEAISGDRRLILQAVANLIENSLKHTPESARLTLIARGKSLVLADTGPGIPEHLYGRVLEPMYRLEESRTTPGAGLGLALVKTITNLHRAELSMASSQPDAPERKGLRIEIRFP
- a CDS encoding fumarylacetoacetate hydrolase family protein, yielding MPTVFPAPQPAILPISDSKLGFPVRRVYCVGRNYAAHAVEMGHDPDKEPPFFFQKNPDDLDPSGTFPYPPLSQDVHHEVELAVMLKSGNANIKAENALQHVYGYAVALDMTRRDLQGAAKKAGRPWEAGKAFERSAPVGRIVPAADCGFLSDGKISLTVNGDIRQDGDLNQLIWKVPEIIAKLSELFQLGAGDVILTGTPAGVGPVSKGDVLLATIEGLPELRVAVG